A window of Colius striatus isolate bColStr4 chromosome 29, bColStr4.1.hap1, whole genome shotgun sequence contains these coding sequences:
- the PRPF3 gene encoding U4/U6 small nuclear ribonucleoprotein Prp3 isoform X1, which translates to MSLSKRELDELKPWIEKTVKRVLGFSEPTVVTAALNCVGKGMDKKKAADHLKPFLDDSTLRFVDKLFEAVEEGRSSRHSKSNSDRSRKRELKDVFGDDSEVSKESSGVKKRRIPRFEEVEDEPEVIPGPPSESPGMLTKLQIKQMMEAATRQIEERKKQLSFISPPTPQPKISSSSQSERLPIGNTIQPSQAATFMNDAIEKARKAAELQARIQAQLALKPGLIGNANMVGLANLHAMGIAPPKVELKDQTKPTPLILDEQGRTVDASGKEIELTHRMPTLKANIRAVKREQFKQQLKEKPSEDMESNTYFDPRVSITPAQRQKRTFKFHEKGKFEKIAQRLRTKAQLEKLQAEISQAARKTGIHTSTKLALITPKKELKEGEVPEIEWWDSYIIPSGLDLKGGTSSKRDEYFGITNLVEHPAQLNPPVDSDTPVTLGVYLTKKEQKKLRRQTRREAQKELQEKVRLGLMPPPEPKVRISNLMRVLGTEAVQDPTKVEAHVRAQMAKRQKAHEEANAARKLTAEQRKAKKIKKLKEDVSQGVHIAVYRVRNLSNPAKKFKIEANAGQLYLTGVVVLHKDVNVVVVEGGPKAQKKFKRLMLHRIKWDEQTSNTKGEDDEESDEESVKKTNKCSLVWEGTAKDRSFGEMKFKQCPTENMAREHFKKHGAEHYWDLALSESVLESTD; encoded by the exons ATGTCTCTGTCCAAAAGGGAGCTGGATGAGCTGAAACCATGGATCGAGAAGACAGTGAAGCGAGTCCTGGGCTTCTCAGAGCCCACCGTGGTCACTGCAGCCCTCAACTGCGTGGGGAAGGGCATGGACAAGAAGAAAGCAGCAG ACCACCTCAAGCCCTTCCTGGATGACTCCACGCTGCGCTTTGTGGACAAGCTGTTTGAGGCAGTGGAGGAAGGGCGCAGCTCCAGGCACTCCAAGTCCAACAGCGACCGGAGCCGCAAGCGGGAGCTGAAG GATGTGTTTGGAGATGACTCTGAGGTATCCAAGGAATCTTCTGGTGTCAAGAAGCGACGTATCCCGCGGTTCGAGGAGGTTGAGGATGAGCCCGAGGTCATTCCAGGCCCCCCATCAGAGAGCCCTGGGATGCTGACCAAGCTGCAG aTCAAACAGATGATGGAGGCAGCCACTCGGCAGATcgaggagaggaaaaagcagctgaGTTTCATCAGTCCTCCAACACCCCAG CCCAAGATTTCCTCCTCGTCGCAGTCGGAGCGTCTGCCCATCGGCAACACCATCCAGCCCTCCCAGGCTGCCACCTTCATGAATGATGCCATAGAGAAGGCCAggaaggctgcagagctgcaggcccGGATCCAGGCTCAGCTGGCCCTGAAGCCCGGGCTCATTGGCAATGCCAACATGGTGGGGTTGGCCAACCTGCACGCCATGGGCATCGCGCCGCC GAAAGTGGAGCTGAAGGACCAGACCAAGCCCACGCCGCTGATCCTGGACGAGCAAGGCCGGACTGTGGATGCGAGCGGCAAAGAGATTGAGTTGACTCACAGGATGCCAACCCTGAAAGCCAACATCAGAGCTGTGAAGAGGGAGCAGTTcaaacagcagctgaaagagAAGCCCTCGGAGGATATGGAGTCCAACACCTACTTTGACCCCCGGGTGTCCATCACCCCGGCCCAGCGCCAGAAGCGCACCTTCAAGTTCCACGAGAAAGGCAAATTTGAGAAGATTGCCCAGAGGTTACGGACGAAG GCTCAACTAGAAAAACTGCAAGCAGAGATCTCCCAGGCTGCCAGGAAGACAGGGATCCACACTTCCACCAAGTTGGCTCTTATTACCCCCAAGAAAGAGCTGAAAGAGGGGGAGGTCCCAGAGATTGAGTGGTGGGACTCCTACATCATCCCCAGCGGCCTGGACCT AAAAGGTGGAACCTCTTCCAAGAGAGACGAGTACTTTGGGATCACAAACCTCGTGGAGCACCCGGCACAGCTCAACCCACCAG TGGACAGTGACACACCAGTGACTCTGGGGGTCTATTTAACCaagaaagagcagaagaaaCTACGGCGACAGACTCGGAGAGAAGCCCAGAAGGAGCTGCAAGAGAAAGTCAGGCTGGGCCTGATGCCACCACCAGAGCCCAAAG TAAGAATTTCCAACCTGATGCGAGTGCTGGGGACAGAAGCTGTTCAGGACCCAACCAAAGTGGAAGCTCACGTCAGGGCACAGATGGCAAAGAGACAGAA AGCTCATGAAGAAGCCAACGCTGCCAGAAAgctcacagcagagcagaggaaagcaaagaagatcaaaaaactgaaagaagatgTTTCCCAGGGAGTTCACATAGCTGTGTACAG GGTCAGAAACTTGAGCAATCCAGCCAAAAAGTTCAAGATCGAGGCAAATGCTGGGCAGCTGTACCTAACAGGAGTGGTCGTTCTACACAAAGATGTCAACGTGGTGGTGGTAGAAGGAG GCccaaaagcacagaagaaattCAAACGGCTGATGCTTCACCGAATAAAATGGGACGAGCAAACATCGAACACGAAGGGAGAGG ATGATGAGGAGTCTGACGAGGAGtctgtgaagaaaacaaacaaatgctcTCTGGTTTGGGAG GGCACAGCCAAGGACCGCAGCTTTGGGGAGATGAAGTTTAAGCAGTGCCCCACGGAGAACATGGCACGGGAGCACTTTAAGAAGCACGGTGCAGAGCACTACTGGGACCTGGCCCTCAGCGAGTCCGTGCTGGAGTCCACAGACTGA
- the PRPF3 gene encoding U4/U6 small nuclear ribonucleoprotein Prp3 isoform X2 yields the protein MLTKLQIKQMMEAATRQIEERKKQLSFISPPTPQPKISSSSQSERLPIGNTIQPSQAATFMNDAIEKARKAAELQARIQAQLALKPGLIGNANMVGLANLHAMGIAPPKVELKDQTKPTPLILDEQGRTVDASGKEIELTHRMPTLKANIRAVKREQFKQQLKEKPSEDMESNTYFDPRVSITPAQRQKRTFKFHEKGKFEKIAQRLRTKAQLEKLQAEISQAARKTGIHTSTKLALITPKKELKEGEVPEIEWWDSYIIPSGLDLKGGTSSKRDEYFGITNLVEHPAQLNPPVDSDTPVTLGVYLTKKEQKKLRRQTRREAQKELQEKVRLGLMPPPEPKVRISNLMRVLGTEAVQDPTKVEAHVRAQMAKRQKAHEEANAARKLTAEQRKAKKIKKLKEDVSQGVHIAVYRVRNLSNPAKKFKIEANAGQLYLTGVVVLHKDVNVVVVEGGPKAQKKFKRLMLHRIKWDEQTSNTKGEDDEESDEESVKKTNKCSLVWEGTAKDRSFGEMKFKQCPTENMAREHFKKHGAEHYWDLALSESVLESTD from the exons ATGCTGACCAAGCTGCAG aTCAAACAGATGATGGAGGCAGCCACTCGGCAGATcgaggagaggaaaaagcagctgaGTTTCATCAGTCCTCCAACACCCCAG CCCAAGATTTCCTCCTCGTCGCAGTCGGAGCGTCTGCCCATCGGCAACACCATCCAGCCCTCCCAGGCTGCCACCTTCATGAATGATGCCATAGAGAAGGCCAggaaggctgcagagctgcaggcccGGATCCAGGCTCAGCTGGCCCTGAAGCCCGGGCTCATTGGCAATGCCAACATGGTGGGGTTGGCCAACCTGCACGCCATGGGCATCGCGCCGCC GAAAGTGGAGCTGAAGGACCAGACCAAGCCCACGCCGCTGATCCTGGACGAGCAAGGCCGGACTGTGGATGCGAGCGGCAAAGAGATTGAGTTGACTCACAGGATGCCAACCCTGAAAGCCAACATCAGAGCTGTGAAGAGGGAGCAGTTcaaacagcagctgaaagagAAGCCCTCGGAGGATATGGAGTCCAACACCTACTTTGACCCCCGGGTGTCCATCACCCCGGCCCAGCGCCAGAAGCGCACCTTCAAGTTCCACGAGAAAGGCAAATTTGAGAAGATTGCCCAGAGGTTACGGACGAAG GCTCAACTAGAAAAACTGCAAGCAGAGATCTCCCAGGCTGCCAGGAAGACAGGGATCCACACTTCCACCAAGTTGGCTCTTATTACCCCCAAGAAAGAGCTGAAAGAGGGGGAGGTCCCAGAGATTGAGTGGTGGGACTCCTACATCATCCCCAGCGGCCTGGACCT AAAAGGTGGAACCTCTTCCAAGAGAGACGAGTACTTTGGGATCACAAACCTCGTGGAGCACCCGGCACAGCTCAACCCACCAG TGGACAGTGACACACCAGTGACTCTGGGGGTCTATTTAACCaagaaagagcagaagaaaCTACGGCGACAGACTCGGAGAGAAGCCCAGAAGGAGCTGCAAGAGAAAGTCAGGCTGGGCCTGATGCCACCACCAGAGCCCAAAG TAAGAATTTCCAACCTGATGCGAGTGCTGGGGACAGAAGCTGTTCAGGACCCAACCAAAGTGGAAGCTCACGTCAGGGCACAGATGGCAAAGAGACAGAA AGCTCATGAAGAAGCCAACGCTGCCAGAAAgctcacagcagagcagaggaaagcaaagaagatcaaaaaactgaaagaagatgTTTCCCAGGGAGTTCACATAGCTGTGTACAG GGTCAGAAACTTGAGCAATCCAGCCAAAAAGTTCAAGATCGAGGCAAATGCTGGGCAGCTGTACCTAACAGGAGTGGTCGTTCTACACAAAGATGTCAACGTGGTGGTGGTAGAAGGAG GCccaaaagcacagaagaaattCAAACGGCTGATGCTTCACCGAATAAAATGGGACGAGCAAACATCGAACACGAAGGGAGAGG ATGATGAGGAGTCTGACGAGGAGtctgtgaagaaaacaaacaaatgctcTCTGGTTTGGGAG GGCACAGCCAAGGACCGCAGCTTTGGGGAGATGAAGTTTAAGCAGTGCCCCACGGAGAACATGGCACGGGAGCACTTTAAGAAGCACGGTGCAGAGCACTACTGGGACCTGGCCCTCAGCGAGTCCGTGCTGGAGTCCACAGACTGA